In Harpia harpyja isolate bHarHar1 chromosome 12, bHarHar1 primary haplotype, whole genome shotgun sequence, a single window of DNA contains:
- the DERL2 gene encoding derlin-2, which translates to MRAGAEAWRKRKRRGSAKMAYQTFRQEYLQVPPVTRAYTTACVLTTAAVQLELITPFQLYFNPELIFKHFQVWRLITNYLFFGPVGFNFLFNMIFLYRYCRMLEEGSFRGRTADFVFMFLFGGLLMTLFGLFVNLVFLGQAFTIMLVYVWSRRNPYVRMNFFGLLIFQAPFLPWVLMGFSLLLGNSIIVDLLGIAVGHIYFFLEDVFPNQPGGGRLLRTPSVLKAIFDTPEDDPNYNPLPEERPGGFAWGEGQRLGG; encoded by the exons ATGCGCGCAGGCGCAGAGGCGTGGCGGAAGCGGAAGCGGCGCGGAAGCGCTAAGATGGCGTACCAGACCTTCCGGCAGGAGTACCTGCAGGTGCCGCCCGTTACGCGGGCCTACACCACCGCCTGCGTCCTCACCACCGCCGCTGTG caattagAACTAATCACACCCTTTCAGCTGTATTTCAACCCTGAATTAATATTTAAACACTTTCAA GTATGGAGGTTAATCACAAACTACTTATTCTTTGGACCCGttggctttaattttttatttaacatgATCTTTTT ATATCGTTACTGCCGAATGCTTGAAGAAGGCTCTTTTCGAGGTCGGACGGCAGATTTTGTATTTATGTTCCTTTTTGGAGGACTTTTAATGACT CTTTTTGGCCTGTTTGTGAACTTGGTTTTCTTGGGTCAGGCATTCACAATAATGCTCGTGTATGTATGGAGCCGCAGGAATCCCTATGTCCGTATGAACTTTTTTGGTCTTCTCATCTTTCAAGCCCCATTTCTACCCtgggtattgatgggcttttcACTGCTTTTGGGGAACTCCATCATTGTGGATCTCCTGG GCATTGCCGTTgggcatatatattttttcttagagGATGTCTTTCCCAATCAGCCTGGTGGTGGAAGGCTTCTGAGAACACCATCTGTCCT gaaaGCAATATTTGATACACCGGAAGATGATCCTAATTACAATCCCTTGCCAGAAGAACGACCAGGAGGATTTGCATGGGGAGAAGGTCAGCGCCTTGGAGGCTAA
- the MIS12 gene encoding protein MIS12 homolog produces MSVNPMAYEAQFFGFTPQTCMLRIYIAFQDYLFEMMLVVESVILKKLDGFPGCKIGPFQIRKSTEKFLLFMKEHFDKLFSKMEEVLLQLVLNIPKNVLLPEDKVHEQYPYSKAQFQALQDEIHQLQQQYRAEASAGQALRAELEEQKAVQAELEKILQWFDGLENICREHGTGNLEESFAFLTQNSKKLQDVLKDVEEKSKKIKQHDQLL; encoded by the coding sequence ATGTCGGTCAATCCCATGGCCTACGAAGCGCAGTTCTTTGGCTTCACCCCCCAGACATGCATGTTGCGCATCTACATCGCGTTCCAGGACTACCTCTTTGAAATGATGCTGGTGGTTGAGAGCGTAATCCTGAAGAAGCTGGACGGGTTTCCCGGCTGTAAAATCGGCCCCTTCCAAATCCGGAAAAGCACGGAGAAATTTCTTCTCTTCATGAAGGAGCACTTCGATAAACTCTTCAGTAAAATGGAAGAAGTGCTTCTGCAGCTGGTGTTAAACATCCCTAAGAACGTGCTTCTTCCCGAGGATAAGGTCCACGAGCAGTACCCCTACAGCAAAGCACAGTTCCAGGCGCTTCAGGATGAGATccatcagctgcagcagcagtacAGGGCTGAGGCGTCTGCTGGGCAGGCACTGCGTGCAGAACTGGAAGAACAGAAGGCTGTTCAGGCTGAGCTTGAGAAGATTTTGCAATGGTTTGACGGGCTTGAGAATATCTGTAGGGAGCACGGGACCGGCAACTTGgaagaaagctttgctttcttgaCACAGAACTCTAAGAAACTGCAAGATGTGCTGAAAGATGttgaagagaaaagcaaaaaaataaagcaacatgaTCAGTTATTGTAA